One window from the genome of Montipora foliosa isolate CH-2021 chromosome 5, ASM3666993v2, whole genome shotgun sequence encodes:
- the LOC138003868 gene encoding uncharacterized protein — protein MVVQEAPDVLKDVRKRARVIKVHRLNVKRDLIDIFKDESVMADDLEVVVIDFRGRQEISKGVGVLRDILSLFWKEVYDSLFIGENEPVPFVRHDYQREEWAAIGRILVKGYQGCGYLPLLMSQAFSAYLLFGESAVTGPMLIQSFQNYVPADEKTLIIKSIAGEIDYEGDDGTDLLEMLSNYDCRRKVNSENIVAVIEEIAHKELIQKPQYIADCGKCIISPLMPIFVSVTSLTEKYESLLPSISKILSCLEANPVNDPEMESLKFLKKFIKGLDTSQKLSNFVRFVSGSELMLFAAIQIEFTDLSGLGRGPIAHTCNTVLQLPSTYQSFPELREDFSSILSSDNWEMDIV, from the coding sequence ATGGTTGTTCAGGAAGCTCCAGATGTACTGAAGGATGTCCGTAAACGTGCACGTGTTATAAAAGTGCATAGGCTGAATGTGAAAAGGGATTTGATAGATATATTTAAAGACGAATCCGTTATGGCAGATGACCTTGAAGTTGTGGTCATTGACTTTCGAGGCAGACAAGAAATTAGCAAAGGTGTTGGAGTGCTGAGAGATATACTAAGTCTGTTTTGGAAAGAAGTATATGATTCTCTTTTCATTGGAGAAAATGAACCAGTGCCCTTTGTAAGACATGACTATCAAAGGGAAGAATGGGCAGCTATTGGCAGAATATTGGTGAAAGGTTATCAAGGCTGCGGGTACTTGCCACTGTTAATGTCTCAAGCATTCTCTGCCTATCTCTTGTTTGGGGAATCTGCTGTCACTGGCCCAATGTTGATTCAAtcatttcaaaattatgttcCAGCTGATGAGAAGACTCTCATCATCAAATCTATTGCCGGTGAAATTGATTATGAGGGTGATGATGGTACTGACCTTTTGGAAATGTTGAGCAACTATGATTGTCGTCGTAAGGTCAATTCAGAGAATATTGTCGCTGTTATTGAAGAAATTGCTCATAAAGAGTTAATTCAAAAACCGCAATATATTGCAGACTGTGGGAAGTGCATAATAAGCCCTCTCATGCCAATCTTTGTTAGCGTGACGAGTTTGACTGAGAAATATGAATCTTTGCTTCCATCCATAAGCAAAATTTTGAGTTGTCTTGAGGCAAATCCAGTCAATGATCCAGAAATGGAAAGTCTCAAGTTTCTAAAAAAGTTCATTAAAGGTCTAGACACTTCTCAAAAGTTATCAAACTTTGTAAGGTTCGTTAGTGGGTCTGAGCTAATGCTGTTTGCTGCAATTCAAATAGAGTTTACAGATTTATCAGGGTTGGGCCGCGGGCCAATTGCACATACATGCAATACTGTTCTACAGTTACCATCAACTTATCAATCCTTTCCAGAATTGAGAGAGGATTTTAGCAGCATCCTCTCGTCGGATAATTGGGAGATGGACATAGTATAA